The window CCCACAACTGCGATGTGGCGGGGATTGAACATGTTTTCCAGATGATACTGTCCCATTTTTTTACCCTTGGAATCCATTATTGATTTTCATTCATGACATCCCGGCCAAATTCCTTGACCGCATGGATCCATCCCTGTTTGAAAGACTGGTATTCTTCAAAATCCCAATCAGGGGCTTCGGTTTTATTTACTGCTGACCAGAGTTCTTTAAATCTGTATCTGAAATCATTCTTGAAATAGTCATATTGGTAGTCATCCTGCCGATTCATGTTTTCTTCTGCAGCATCAAAATCCGGCGCATTGACCGCCACCCTGAGGGCATCATCATTTGCCAGGTTTTTGATCCAGTTTTCCCCTTCTTCTTTGCCAAATTCGATCCAGTCGTCTTTTCTGTCATTGGTCAACCGGTGCATTTTTTTCTTTGTTTTTTTCATCATGTCCTCCCATGGTTTTCCTGTCCGTGTCACACCATTGCCGCCGCGCAACAATGGATGAGTTCACATCATGGCTCTGAGTTCTTCCCCCCGGACGGTTTCCTGGATGGCGAGAAGTGCGGCCAGCTTATCCAGCAGCGCCCTTTTATCTGAAAGGATCTTGTGCACCCTCAGATGAGCTTCTTCCATCATCAAAGAGACCGCTTCATCCATCCGGGCCGCAGTTTCTTCACTGTAATTTTTCTGGAAAGAATAGCCATGGGGCAGAAACACGGGGGTTCGGGAACAATAGCATGACCGGACTCATGAAAGGCCACAATCTCTTTTTCTCTGGCATTCATCACCCGGTTCTTTTTTTGCCCCCCCCCCCCCCCCCCGAAAAAATCATCCCGGGTGCAGCGGCTGGGGAGAATTCTATCCTGCCGCCACCAGTACCTGGGCCGGGCGCAGCAGTTTGCCGTGATATAAATATCCTTTTCTTTCAACACTTACCACGGTATGGGCAATTGCTGCAGGATTCCGGACCACTCCGAGGGCGTCATGGATCTTCGGGTCAAACACGGCGCCTAAAGCCTCAATTGGCTGGACCTCATATTTGATGAAAAACTGATCCAGAATGCCTTTGAGCCCTTGGATTCCCTGGAAGATATTGCGACTGTCATCTTCCCCGGAGATATGGTTCAAGGCAAGATCCAGCCCGTCAGCCAGCTTGATCACATCTTTGAGCAGTTCTGTTCTTTGCCCCTCAATTTCAAGAACAGAGGCTCGTGCCAGACGTTTTTTCGTGTTTTCCAGATCAGCGAACAGATAATAATATTTCTCCTCCCAGTCAGATGCCGTATCTGAGGTTTGCGCCTCCGGCCCCCTCAGCCCTGAAAATTCATCTTCCAGGCCGTAGCCGGGTTTGGAATAAGAATCTTTCAGTACAGCATAGATTTTTTTTTGAAGTTTATTGACCATCTTTACTCCTTATATAGATATAACGTTCACAGATTTTCCGGTAATGATACCCGTATATGGATAAGGTTACGGCCACAGAAATCAGCCGGGGTTTTCTAAGGAGGGTCCACAGAATCAGCTGCCAATAGCAAAACCGCTCTTTTCCCAGGATACCCAGCCTGAGGCTTGCCCTGAAAAAAGAGAGAACCCGCTGGAAATCCAGGGGCTGAAACACCTCCGGGGGCGTGAGGGCACGCAACTGGGTCCTGACCCGCCGGTAATAGTTTGCCGGGGAATAAATCTGTTTCATGATCCGTTGATACCCCTTTGACAGCGCTTCCATTCCCATCCGGGGCAGAATATTGGTTGTGCCATCCACATTATCGCCGGTAAATGGCCTGACCACCCGGCTCTGGCGCTGAAGCCTGTCAAACAGCCGGGTTCCGGGAGGGGCCTGAAGCATCCCCACCATGGCCATGACGATTCCACTGTTCTGGATAAAATCGATCTGGCGTTGAAAAATGGAGGGCGGGTCACTGTCAAATCCCACGATAAACCCGCCCATCACCTGCAGGCCGCTGCGGTGGATGATGGCCACGTTTTCAAGCAGATCTCTATTTTTATTCTGGATTTTATGGCATTCGCTCAAGGCGGTTTCATCCGGGGACTCGATGCCGATGAAGACCGAGTCAAATCCCGCCTTTACCATCAGGGAAAGCAGGTCCGGATCATCGGCCAGGTTAATGGAAGATTCCGTGAAGAAGACACATCCCTTTTTATCCCTGCGCCATTGGATCAGGGCAGGAAGCAGATGGTCTTTCAGAAATCGCTTGTTGCCGATAAAATTATCATCCACAAAAAATATGCTGCTCCGCCAGCCCAGATCATAGATACGGTCCAGTTCCCCAATGATCTGGCCGGGGGTTTTCAGCCGGGGACTGTGTCCGAACAATGCGGTGACATTGCAAAAATCGCAGTTAAAGGGGCATCCCCTGGAAAACTGGATGCTCAAGGCGGCATACCGTTTTATCTTCAGCAGATGCCACAGGGGAACCGGCGTCTCACTAAGATCACTGAACCCTACCGCCCGATAGATCTTTTTTGCCTGCCCTTTTTCCAGGTCTGATAAAAACAGGGGCAGTGTCAGCTCGGCTTCATCCAGCACCAGGTGATCCGCAGTCCCGAATTGCTCCGGTTCAGCCGTAAAAAGAGGACCGCCGCAGACAAGGGTCACCGGCAAGGCTTTGCACCGGTCAATAATCCGGCAGGCAGATTCGCGCTGAACCGTCATTCCCCCCATAAAGACCATGTCCGCCCATAAAAGGTCCGTGTCGCTCAGACGTTCCACATTGGTATCCACAAGTTTCTTGGACCATTTTTCGGGCAGCAGCGCAGCCACTGTCAGAAGGCCCAATGGGGGAAAAGCGGCTTTTTTGCCGATGAAACTGACCGCATAATTAAAGGACCAGAAAGTGTCAGGAAATTCGGGATAAATCAGTAAAATATTCATTTGGGGCCTCCTTTCGAAATTAAAATTTTTATTTTCTTTTTCCATTGCCCGTTTTCCGGAGGCGAGATTGTTGTAACCTGATAAGGCAATCATTGTGCCAGGGGACGGGTCGGGGAAGCTATTCTTTGATGATGCCGGATTTTAAGGGGAAACACCCAAAGGAGGGGGGGGCGTATTTAAGGAAGCCGGATGGCCTCAAAGGCGGTCGTATTTATCCAATGGGTCATATGGTACCTTTTTAATCTCCCCTTTTAGCAATCAGGTTCATGACCGCAAAAGGATCGGCCACAAAAAAAATGAGCCTTATTGGGAATCAAAGGGAAGGCGCTCAGGAGGAACGATGGAGAGTTTATGCATGCGGGCACGCAATGTGCTGCGATTGAGGCCGAGAATTTGGGCTGCACTGTTCTTGCCGCTGACTTTCCAGTGAGTCTGTTCGAGCACGCGGATGATATAATCGCGTTCAACCGCTTCCAGGGTTTTGAAGTCTTTGGTCAAATGCCTGTAGGATTTTTCCAGATCATCAGCCAGATGGAGTTTGGCGCTTGATGAATTGATCACTGCCCGTTCAAGAACATTTTCCAACTCCCGAACGTTTCCCGGCCAGTGATAGTTTAAAAGGGCATTCATCACGTTTTGAGGAACCACCTTGATTTGTTTTCCCAGTCTGCGGGAGATTTTTTTTATATAAAAATCAGTCAGGAGGGGGATATCCTCTTTTCTTTCACGCAGCGGCGGCATGGTAATGGGAAAGACATTGAGCCGGTACCACAGATCTTCCCTGAAACGCCCTTTTTTAACTTCTTCCTCAAGATTCCGGTTTGTCGCGGCAATTATCCGTACATCCACCTTAGTGGTACGAGAATTGCCCAGCCGCTCGAATTCACCGTCTTGAATGACCCTGAGCAGCTTTGATTGCAATTCCAGGGGCAGTTCTCCGATTTCATCCAGAAACAGAGTGGCTTTGTCAGCGATCTCAAATCGTCCTTTGTGGCTGCGGTCGGCACCGGTAAACGCGCCTCTTTCATGACCGAAAAGCTCACTCTCTATAAGATTTGAGGGCAATGCCGCACAATTGACTTTGATCAGTGCCCGGTTTTTCCGGCTGCTGTTGCTATGAATTGCCCGGGCCACAAGCTCCTTGCCGGTACCTGTCTCACCCAGAACCATAACGGTTGTGTCACTGTCTGCAATTTGCTCAACCTTGAAGAGCACATATTTAAGCCCGTCACTGTGACCGATAATGCTCTCGTGATTATGTTCCAGCTTGATCTCCTCTTTAAGATACGCCCGTTCATCTTCAAGTTGTTTTTTCAGTACTTCAATTTCTTTTAAGGATTTTTCGGCAATTCGTTTTTCCTGTTCGGTTTTCTTTTTTTCAAGAACAAGCTGTTCGGTCCTTTTTTTTACGATACCCTCAAGATTCCGCTTGTAATGCTCTTTTTCGGTCACATCCTCAATGGCCAGCAGAATCAACTCCAATTTTTTGAAATCGTTATAAATTCTTCTGGCATTCAGATGCATGATTTTAGGCCCGATGACATCAAATGAATGCTCCACTTCGAAATCATTGAACACGGTATTTTCAGGGAGGATTTTCTCAAGTAATTCTCTGAGCCTGGGGATATTCCACTGCCCGTTGCCAAGATCATAAATTAATACCCCTTCTGTTTCTTCCTGCCTGGCACAAAATGTCATGTAGAACGCATGATTTGCTTTGACAATTTTCAAATCCGCATCAAGAACCACGAGCGGCTCACGCACTGAACTGAGAATATTAGTGAAAATGTCTAAAAAAATTTGCATATATAAATCCTAACATGTTTAGATTGCAATATATCTAATAGGAGATTATCAAAGGATTGTCAAAGTCTGAGACATAGTATTTGTTCTGATTGCTGTATGAAATACCCAAGCGGCGAATAACGATTTAATGTCATGTAATCGATAAACTCAGTCCTCAAATTCTTTTCCATTACGATACCTCCTGAATATAGGACTAATCAATTCGGCTGAAAAACCGTAGAAGTTATTGTAAATTTATTTGATTTAAATGGAAATCTTGATCGAAGGTAAATGGTTGGGGACACCGGCTTCCGCGCAGCGCAGCGATTCAGTTCGTAGAGTTATGTTGCGAGAAGCCGTAATCAGCTTATTTTTCAACGGTATTTTCCCAGTCGATCAGCTCATCATTTTTTTTCTGATTATAAATCGTCCTTTCTTCAGGCCTGCAGTTCTTTCGCAACAAATTGAACGTCTCCGATATTCTCAGACCGCACCGGGCCATCAACAAAAATGAAATATAGCCTCTGAAATCAGTGAGGTAATATCCCTTGGTTTTTCGCATCAGTTTTATGACAGCTTCCAGTAACCAGGATTACATTGGCGCCACTCCTGAACACGAGCCCCATTTTCAGGCCCTGAAAAACAATCTCGATTTTTGGGTCTATTCAGCCATTTTTGCTGGCTGTATTTTTTACTGGCAATTTTGCATTCGGGTTTTTCACAGAATCGCTGCCGTTTCAAATGGCGGGGTAGTATTTTTTCAAAATATGGCGGGGTCAGGCAGGGTTCAGCTGGATGGGGCGGGGTAGAACACACAACAAAAAAAAAGCCCCCGAGTAAACTATTACTCAGGGGCTAAAATGTCACAGAGATAAAATGGAATATTAAATCACGGTCACATTTGCAGCTGCCGGCCCTTTCGGACCCTGTTCAATATCGAACGAAACCTGTTCGCCTTCATTGAGAGATTTAAAACCAGCTGCATTAATACCAGAATGATGAACAAATACATCTTTACCACCATCTGCTTGTTCGATGAATCCAAAACCTTTTGACTCGCTAAACCATTTTACGATACCAGTTGCCATGTAGGCGTTCTCCTGAATAAAAATAAAAAATAAATCGTCTCGATCTTAAAGGATAATCACTGATTTCTCGGGGAAAACATCTAAGGAAGAAACTCAAGCACTATAAAGTAGTGCAATAGGTAAGCACTATACAGGAAAGGATAAGTATGTCAAGGGAATTAAATTTTAATTGTCATACTCATTCAAGAGTCGTAAGTTTTTTCAAAAAAAAAGACGTGGCATATGAAACGTGATGGGAGCATTTTAGAGCTCTTGATATTTTGAACGACCAAATCCAAATGCAAAAGGTCCAAAGAAGCCGCCTTGGCTAACATGACGAAATAAGGCCCATTTTTAAAATCCCCGGGGATTTTGTATCCGGGGATTTTTATATGTAAAAATCAAAAATTTTCTAGACAAACAACCCGGCTACGGCACCGGTCATACATGTGGCAAGAGTGCCTGCAATGATGGAACGAAACCCTAAAGAAACGATTTCATCCCTTCTTTCCGGAACCATGGCCCCCAAGCCGCCGATCATAATACCCAGGCTGCCCGGATTCGCAAACCCGCACATGGCATATGAAATAATGATGCGGCTG is drawn from uncultured Desulfobacter sp. and contains these coding sequences:
- a CDS encoding nucleotide exchange factor GrpE, which gives rise to MVNKLQKKIYAVLKDSYSKPGYGLEDEFSGLRGPEAQTSDTASDWEEKYYYLFADLENTKKRLARASVLEIEGQRTELLKDVIKLADGLDLALNHISGEDDSRNIFQGIQGLKGILDQFFIKYEVQPIEALGAVFDPKIHDALGVVRNPAAIAHTVVSVERKGYLYHGKLLRPAQVLVAAG
- a CDS encoding B12-binding domain-containing radical SAM protein; this encodes MNILLIYPEFPDTFWSFNYAVSFIGKKAAFPPLGLLTVAALLPEKWSKKLVDTNVERLSDTDLLWADMVFMGGMTVQRESACRIIDRCKALPVTLVCGGPLFTAEPEQFGTADHLVLDEAELTLPLFLSDLEKGQAKKIYRAVGFSDLSETPVPLWHLLKIKRYAALSIQFSRGCPFNCDFCNVTALFGHSPRLKTPGQIIGELDRIYDLGWRSSIFFVDDNFIGNKRFLKDHLLPALIQWRRDKKGCVFFTESSINLADDPDLLSLMVKAGFDSVFIGIESPDETALSECHKIQNKNRDLLENVAIIHRSGLQVMGGFIVGFDSDPPSIFQRQIDFIQNSGIVMAMVGMLQAPPGTRLFDRLQRQSRVVRPFTGDNVDGTTNILPRMGMEALSKGYQRIMKQIYSPANYYRRVRTQLRALTPPEVFQPLDFQRVLSFFRASLRLGILGKERFCYWQLILWTLLRKPRLISVAVTLSIYGYHYRKICERYIYIRSKDGQ
- a CDS encoding sigma 54-interacting transcriptional regulator, with product MQIFLDIFTNILSSVREPLVVLDADLKIVKANHAFYMTFCARQEETEGVLIYDLGNGQWNIPRLRELLEKILPENTVFNDFEVEHSFDVIGPKIMHLNARRIYNDFKKLELILLAIEDVTEKEHYKRNLEGIVKKRTEQLVLEKKKTEQEKRIAEKSLKEIEVLKKQLEDERAYLKEEIKLEHNHESIIGHSDGLKYVLFKVEQIADSDTTVMVLGETGTGKELVARAIHSNSSRKNRALIKVNCAALPSNLIESELFGHERGAFTGADRSHKGRFEIADKATLFLDEIGELPLELQSKLLRVIQDGEFERLGNSRTTKVDVRIIAATNRNLEEEVKKGRFREDLWYRLNVFPITMPPLRERKEDIPLLTDFYIKKISRRLGKQIKVVPQNVMNALLNYHWPGNVRELENVLERAVINSSSAKLHLADDLEKSYRHLTKDFKTLEAVERDYIIRVLEQTHWKVSGKNSAAQILGLNRSTLRARMHKLSIVPPERLPFDSQ
- a CDS encoding cold-shock protein, whose translation is MATGIVKWFSESKGFGFIEQADGGKDVFVHHSGINAAGFKSLNEGEQVSFDIEQGPKGPAAANVTVI